In a genomic window of Streptomyces noursei ATCC 11455:
- a CDS encoding MFS transporter: MSLKLMTLMLCVFGITTGEFVIAGILPDIAHDLVVSIPAAGLLVTAYAIGMIVGGPVMTALTARFARKPLIVALLVIVVVGNLASGLAPVYPVLFVARIVTALVTATFFANAIVIAASTAPEGKQASTVSKLVFGMNLSMMLGAPLGTFIGNNFGWRATFYAISAVCLLGLLLVLRFVPDVGSSTPGTSAVAELRVFGNPSLQLAIVITAVANMGLLIVFTYFAPLLTDLTGFAAGTVPVLLLLYGVGAAVGNFVGGWLSDRALMPSQVGLLGLLALGLVAMWAVSGNIVLTAVMVFLIGAMGFSVIPGMQTRVLNTASAAPTLAIAVNASAYQLAAALAGWLGGRVIDSGLGLKSVYLTSAAVTVLGILLSCYAWLRDRTAARPGAREEAAGAGASSA, from the coding sequence ATGTCGTTGAAGCTCATGACCCTGATGCTGTGCGTGTTCGGCATCACGACCGGTGAGTTCGTCATCGCCGGCATCCTGCCGGACATCGCGCATGACCTCGTAGTGTCCATCCCCGCCGCCGGACTGCTGGTCACGGCGTATGCCATCGGAATGATCGTCGGCGGCCCGGTGATGACCGCGCTGACCGCACGGTTCGCCCGCAAGCCGCTGATCGTGGCCCTGCTCGTGATCGTGGTCGTCGGGAACCTCGCATCGGGCCTGGCCCCGGTCTACCCCGTGCTGTTCGTGGCGCGGATCGTGACCGCGCTGGTGACCGCCACGTTCTTCGCCAACGCGATCGTCATCGCGGCCTCGACGGCGCCCGAGGGCAAGCAGGCGTCCACCGTCTCCAAGCTCGTCTTCGGAATGAACCTCTCGATGATGCTGGGCGCGCCGCTCGGCACCTTCATCGGCAACAACTTCGGCTGGCGGGCCACCTTCTACGCGATCTCGGCGGTCTGCCTGCTGGGTCTGCTGCTCGTGCTGCGGTTCGTGCCGGACGTCGGGAGCTCCACGCCCGGCACGTCCGCCGTCGCCGAGCTGCGGGTGTTCGGCAACCCCAGTCTGCAACTCGCCATCGTCATCACGGCGGTCGCCAACATGGGGCTGCTGATCGTGTTCACCTATTTCGCACCGCTGCTCACCGACCTCACCGGCTTCGCGGCGGGCACCGTCCCCGTCCTGCTGCTCCTCTACGGCGTGGGGGCCGCGGTCGGCAACTTCGTCGGCGGCTGGCTGTCGGACCGTGCGTTGATGCCCTCGCAGGTCGGCCTGTTGGGGCTGCTCGCGCTCGGTCTGGTGGCCATGTGGGCGGTCAGCGGCAACATCGTGCTGACGGCGGTCATGGTGTTCCTGATCGGTGCGATGGGGTTCTCGGTCATCCCGGGGATGCAGACGCGGGTGCTGAACACCGCAAGCGCCGCCCCGACCCTGGCCATCGCGGTGAATGCCTCCGCGTACCAGCTCGCCGCCGCGCTCGCCGGCTGGCTCGGCGGCCGGGTCATCGACAGCGGACTGGGGCTGAAGTCCGTCTACCTGACCAGCGCCGCCGTCACCGTCCTGGGCATCCTCCTCAGCTGCTACGCGTGGTTGAGGGACCGTACGGCCGCCCGGCCCGGCGCGCGGGAGGAGGCGGCCGGGGCCGGAGCGTCGTCGGCCTGA
- a CDS encoding styrene monooxygenase/indole monooxygenase family protein, protein MTSVGIIGSGISGVQLALRLQQLGIAATVYSTQDIDQLKSGRPRNFPARFAPTQERERRLGVSAWDFPDAQVHHWSISVHIDGPALAFPARLAPPSSVVDFRLYLPHLLGEFVERGGTLDVGEPAVEDVARRHDLTVVANGSRSLRELFPPVPERSPHTTPQRILCSGLYFGIDEAVPHSLDIHFLPGIGEILRLPFFSPAGRVDVLAFEAVPGGPLETVSHLDADADPGAFHRAVLDLVATYAPSLRERIDTGDFALISPGEVAQGGITPVVRRGWARLADGRCALAIGDAWITNDPLTAQGANLGSHSAFALAELVSTARGPYDEEFCRSASAALWEHARHVVEWSNAFLDAPAPHVSALFAQAAADRRVADAFVSGFHDPVAMWRTLSSEEGVASFVAACRSGTPAEPSPVGPHPTGPRQR, encoded by the coding sequence ATGACGAGCGTCGGCATCATCGGGTCCGGCATCTCCGGCGTACAACTCGCCTTGCGGTTACAACAGTTGGGCATTGCGGCGACGGTCTACTCGACGCAGGACATCGACCAGCTCAAGTCCGGCCGACCGCGCAACTTCCCGGCGCGGTTCGCCCCCACCCAGGAGCGCGAGCGCCGGCTGGGGGTGTCCGCCTGGGACTTCCCGGACGCGCAGGTGCATCACTGGTCGATCAGCGTGCACATCGACGGGCCCGCGCTCGCGTTCCCGGCCCGGCTCGCTCCGCCGTCCAGTGTGGTGGACTTCCGACTGTATCTGCCGCACCTGCTGGGCGAGTTCGTCGAGCGCGGCGGCACGCTCGACGTGGGCGAGCCCGCCGTCGAGGACGTCGCCCGGCGGCACGATCTGACGGTGGTGGCGAACGGCAGCCGCTCGTTGCGGGAGCTGTTCCCGCCGGTGCCGGAGCGCTCACCGCACACCACCCCGCAGCGCATCCTGTGCAGCGGGCTGTACTTCGGCATCGACGAGGCGGTGCCGCACTCGCTCGACATCCACTTCCTGCCGGGGATCGGGGAGATCCTGCGGCTGCCCTTCTTCTCCCCGGCCGGGCGGGTGGACGTGCTCGCCTTCGAAGCGGTGCCCGGCGGTCCGCTGGAGACGGTCAGCCATCTGGACGCCGACGCCGACCCGGGGGCCTTCCACCGCGCCGTGCTGGACCTCGTCGCGACGTACGCCCCCTCGCTCCGCGAGCGCATCGACACCGGGGACTTCGCGCTCATCTCGCCGGGGGAGGTCGCCCAGGGCGGGATCACGCCGGTGGTCCGCCGCGGCTGGGCACGACTGGCCGACGGGCGCTGCGCGCTGGCGATCGGCGACGCCTGGATCACCAACGACCCGCTCACCGCGCAGGGCGCCAACCTCGGCTCGCACTCCGCCTTCGCGCTGGCGGAGCTCGTCTCGACGGCCCGGGGGCCCTACGACGAGGAGTTCTGCCGGTCCGCCTCCGCCGCGCTCTGGGAACACGCGCGGCACGTCGTGGAATGGAGCAACGCCTTCCTCGACGCGCCCGCGCCGCACGTGTCGGCGTTGTTCGCGCAGGCCGCGGCGGACCGGCGGGTGGCCGACGCGTTCGTCAGCGGGTTCCACGACCCGGTCGCCATGTGGCGCACGCTCTCCAGCGAGGAGGGCGTGGCGTCCTTCGTGGCCGCCTGCCGGAGCGGGACGCCGGCGGAGCCGAGCCCCGTCGGACCGCACCCCACCGGTCCACGGCAGCGCTGA
- a CDS encoding styrene monooxygenase/indole monooxygenase family protein, which translates to MSIGIVGAGISGLHLALRLQQFGLDTTLYTAKEPDGLRSGPPLNFVTRFDSTRRREQALGITRWSSSAYDNAWMHMSVEGPGGFGFRGRLPQPASSVDFRMYLAALLEAYAKRGGDVTVRSVADGPELAGLAGRHDLLVVAAGRGALTDTFGRDPARSPYRTAPRHLAGGLFHGVLPADPPGMTMHMVPGAGEIHAPAYHSFAGQVTVVLVEAVPGGPLGPVTETGYREDPGRFGRDVLELITRHAPLLRERIDAREFALTRPVDMLHGAVVPVVRHGWSDVGGGTFALAVGDAWIANDPLTAQGANLGSALAFQLADELAAHQGPFDEEFCRAVSERMWVTARPVVEWTNLFIGEPPPQVARLLAAAAGDQRVADAFVANLDRPEEMWRTVNSPGQTEEFIAQAQAVRSGV; encoded by the coding sequence ATGAGCATTGGCATTGTGGGTGCCGGAATCTCCGGTCTGCACCTGGCACTTCGGCTGCAGCAGTTCGGTCTCGACACCACGCTGTACACGGCCAAGGAGCCGGACGGCCTGCGCAGCGGGCCTCCGCTGAACTTCGTCACCCGTTTCGATTCCACCAGGAGGCGGGAACAGGCCCTCGGTATCACCCGATGGTCGTCCAGCGCCTACGACAACGCGTGGATGCACATGAGCGTCGAAGGCCCCGGCGGATTCGGATTCCGGGGCCGGCTTCCGCAGCCGGCGAGTTCCGTCGATTTCCGGATGTACCTCGCCGCACTGTTGGAGGCATATGCCAAGCGGGGCGGTGACGTGACGGTCCGCTCCGTCGCGGACGGGCCGGAGCTGGCCGGGCTGGCCGGGCGGCACGACCTCCTGGTCGTCGCCGCCGGCCGGGGGGCGCTCACCGACACCTTCGGGCGCGACCCGGCCCGCTCGCCGTACCGCACCGCACCGCGTCACCTGGCGGGCGGGCTCTTCCACGGAGTCCTGCCCGCCGACCCGCCGGGGATGACCATGCACATGGTCCCGGGTGCCGGCGAGATCCATGCCCCGGCCTACCACTCGTTCGCGGGGCAGGTGACCGTCGTCCTGGTCGAGGCGGTGCCGGGCGGCCCGCTCGGCCCGGTCACCGAGACCGGCTACCGAGAAGATCCTGGCCGGTTCGGCCGGGACGTGCTGGAACTGATCACCCGTCATGCGCCGCTGCTCCGAGAGCGGATCGACGCGCGGGAGTTCGCCCTCACCCGCCCCGTCGACATGCTGCACGGCGCCGTGGTGCCGGTCGTCCGGCACGGCTGGTCCGACGTGGGCGGGGGCACCTTCGCGCTGGCGGTCGGCGACGCCTGGATCGCCAACGACCCGTTGACGGCGCAGGGCGCCAACCTGGGCTCCGCGCTGGCCTTCCAGCTCGCGGACGAGCTCGCGGCCCACCAGGGCCCGTTCGACGAGGAGTTCTGCCGCGCGGTCTCGGAACGGATGTGGGTCACCGCCCGGCCCGTCGTGGAGTGGACCAACCTCTTCATCGGCGAGCCACCGCCACAGGTGGCGAGGCTGCTGGCCGCGGCGGCGGGGGACCAGCGGGTGGCGGACGCCTTCGTGGCCAATCTCGACCGGCCGGAAGAGATGTGGCGGACCGTCAACTCCCCTGGCCAGACTGAGGAGTTCATTGCGCAGGCACAGGCAGTGAGGAGCGGGGTATGA
- a CDS encoding LLM class flavin-dependent oxidoreductase, whose protein sequence is MSVDVGLVWDAVGDIAGGRGLLETARTAGLDTFLVFDHLINVFPRQAWDTDFSYLAAAMPTPDRCLDFATVLGNFAPQAGPVRLAIGVTDPNRRHPAVLAQTALTLAQLTERAPVLGIGAGAEENLRPYGVPHDRKVSRVEEALRILRMFFDGEGPHDFRGEFFTLDQALMGLPAPEGRTPRIWLGGNRDRMLRLAGRYADGWLPSELMTPEEYARRLRVVRVAAVAAGRDPDGIVAAGGVPIVVAETDAAAHALLRAKPLRFLALHAGAESWRAHGFAHPFGEDYRGLVELLPHRLTRAEVDRAMAAVPDELVAEQVVVGSRETVLKRIGELLDAGMRHPMLIPASAMASPEAAGFTIESVGWLAERLRSASIPEEGGVA, encoded by the coding sequence ATGAGCGTCGACGTCGGCCTGGTCTGGGATGCCGTGGGGGACATCGCCGGCGGTCGCGGCCTCCTGGAGACCGCGCGCACCGCCGGGTTGGACACCTTCCTGGTGTTCGACCACCTGATCAACGTCTTTCCCCGGCAGGCGTGGGACACCGATTTCAGCTACCTGGCGGCGGCGATGCCGACCCCCGACCGGTGTCTGGACTTCGCCACCGTGCTGGGCAACTTCGCGCCGCAGGCAGGGCCCGTCCGGCTCGCGATCGGGGTCACCGACCCCAACCGCCGGCACCCCGCCGTGCTGGCCCAGACCGCCCTCACCCTCGCCCAGCTCACCGAGCGGGCACCGGTCCTCGGCATCGGCGCGGGCGCCGAGGAGAACCTCCGGCCCTACGGCGTACCGCACGACCGCAAGGTCAGCCGGGTCGAGGAGGCGCTGCGGATCCTCCGGATGTTCTTCGACGGCGAGGGGCCGCACGACTTCCGGGGGGAGTTCTTCACCCTGGACCAGGCGCTCATGGGCCTGCCCGCGCCCGAGGGCCGCACCCCGCGCATCTGGCTGGGCGGCAACCGCGACCGGATGCTGCGCCTGGCCGGCCGCTACGCCGACGGGTGGCTCCCGTCGGAGCTGATGACGCCCGAGGAGTACGCCCGGCGGCTGCGCGTGGTGCGCGTGGCGGCCGTGGCGGCCGGCCGCGACCCCGACGGCATCGTCGCCGCCGGCGGGGTGCCCATCGTGGTGGCCGAGACCGATGCGGCGGCCCACGCCCTGTTGCGCGCCAAGCCGCTCCGCTTCCTCGCCCTGCACGCGGGCGCGGAGTCCTGGCGGGCGCACGGGTTCGCGCACCCCTTCGGGGAGGACTACCGGGGGCTGGTGGAGCTCCTGCCGCATCGGCTGACCCGTGCCGAGGTGGACCGCGCGATGGCGGCGGTCCCCGACGAGCTGGTGGCCGAACAGGTCGTCGTGGGGAGCCGGGAGACCGTGCTGAAGCGGATCGGGGAACTGCTCGACGCCGGCATGCGGCACCCCATGCTCATTCCGGCCTCGGCGATGGCCTCCCCCGAGGCCGCGGGGTTCACCATCGAGTCCGTCGGTTGGCTCGCCGAGCGGCTGCGGTCGGCGTCCATCCCCGAGGAGGGAGGGGTCGCATGA
- a CDS encoding aminotransferase class V-fold PLP-dependent enzyme, giving the protein MLTEHPASIGLHHRPGRVPRVVGSGLTVPLVTGRRVPYVNLDHAASTPCMVEVRQGVERLLPWYSSVHRGAGFTSQVSTRTYERARDTVRRFVGAAPDATVVFTRNTTDALNLLGRAVPPHTTVFRFATDHHAALLAWRGSRVCRLGVPAGPGQAVELLAGALADAPPGPRLVVLTGASNVTGELWPVAALAEVAAAHGARTVLDAAQLAAHGPVDLAGWGVDWVALSGHKMYAPFGAGALVGAADWLAEADPYLAGGGASARVTADGGRETVVWSGLPHRHEAGSPNVVGAHAMAVACEALSAAGWDAITAHERALAARLRDGLARIPGVCRLGMWDAGSPAVGVVSFGVARWGGAPVDQRLVATALSAEHGIGVRDGAFCAHQAVRALLCRAHPHEPGRALRASIGLGTTADHVDRLLSALAELVADGPRWTYRNTPDGWCPVPDPRPLPDFLTHRDIPEGVRREQVRREQEGVTS; this is encoded by the coding sequence ATGCTGACCGAACACCCCGCGTCCATCGGGCTCCACCACCGCCCCGGCCGCGTTCCGCGGGTCGTCGGCTCCGGGCTGACGGTGCCGCTGGTGACCGGGCGACGGGTGCCGTACGTCAACCTCGACCACGCGGCGAGCACCCCCTGCATGGTCGAGGTGCGCCAGGGGGTGGAACGACTGCTTCCGTGGTACTCCAGCGTGCACCGCGGTGCCGGGTTCACGTCCCAGGTGAGCACCCGGACCTACGAGCGGGCCAGGGACACGGTGCGGCGCTTCGTGGGCGCCGCGCCGGACGCCACGGTGGTGTTCACCCGCAACACCACCGACGCGCTGAACCTCCTGGGGCGGGCGGTGCCGCCGCACACCACGGTGTTCCGGTTCGCCACCGATCACCATGCGGCGCTGCTGGCCTGGCGCGGTTCCCGGGTGTGCCGGCTGGGAGTGCCCGCCGGTCCCGGGCAGGCGGTCGAGCTGCTGGCCGGGGCGCTGGCGGACGCGCCGCCGGGACCGCGGCTGGTGGTGCTCACCGGGGCGTCCAACGTCACCGGGGAGCTGTGGCCGGTGGCCGCGCTGGCCGAGGTGGCGGCGGCGCACGGCGCCCGTACGGTGCTGGACGCCGCCCAGTTGGCCGCGCACGGGCCGGTGGACCTCGCCGGGTGGGGAGTCGACTGGGTGGCGCTGTCCGGGCACAAGATGTACGCGCCGTTCGGTGCGGGCGCGTTGGTGGGCGCGGCCGACTGGCTGGCCGAGGCGGATCCCTACCTGGCCGGCGGCGGGGCGAGCGCGCGGGTCACCGCGGACGGCGGGCGCGAGACGGTCGTCTGGTCGGGGCTGCCCCACCGGCACGAGGCCGGCTCCCCGAACGTGGTCGGCGCCCATGCGATGGCGGTTGCCTGCGAGGCGCTGTCGGCGGCCGGCTGGGACGCGATCACCGCGCACGAGCGGGCCCTGGCGGCCAGGTTGCGGGACGGGCTGGCGCGGATTCCCGGCGTGTGCCGGCTCGGGATGTGGGACGCGGGGTCGCCGGCGGTCGGCGTCGTGTCGTTCGGCGTCGCGCGCTGGGGCGGTGCGCCGGTCGACCAGCGCCTGGTCGCGACGGCGCTCTCTGCGGAGCACGGCATCGGTGTGCGGGACGGGGCCTTCTGCGCCCACCAGGCCGTCCGCGCGCTGCTGTGCCGCGCCCACCCGCACGAGCCGGGTCGGGCGCTGCGGGCCAGCATCGGCCTGGGGACCACCGCGGATCACGTCGACCGCCTGCTGTCGGCCCTGGCCGAGCTGGTGGCCGACGGCCCGCGCTGGACCTACCGGAACACGCCGGACGGGTGGTGTCCGGTGCCCGACCCCCGCCCGCTGCCGGATTTCCTGACGCACCGGGATATCCCGGAGGGCGTCCGACGAGAACAGGTCCGACGGGAACAGGAAGGCGTCACCTCATGA
- a CDS encoding sulfurtransferase, giving the protein MAREAALATGEWAEAHLGSDEVVFVETGNEDTEYRKGHPPGTVWINWSEFQDEVRLGVVDRAEFERLMRRKGIRDEDTVVVLSSNSNLLATLAYWYFTLYGHRSVKLLDGGRRKWESDGRPLTTRVPDRPGSAYRAREQDASVRALRDDVLAGIGARNIIDVRAPEEYAGRTFAPGFAGAAFAPGHNPHEVAQRSGHVPGAVNLPWEAVVADDDTFRSQEELARLYSGLDPALGSITYCWVGARSAHSWFVLRELLGWPDVRNYDGSWAEYGSLIGVPVARGPEG; this is encoded by the coding sequence ATGGCTCGTGAGGCCGCCCTGGCCACGGGGGAATGGGCCGAAGCGCACCTCGGCTCCGACGAGGTGGTCTTCGTCGAGACCGGCAACGAGGACACCGAGTACCGCAAGGGACACCCGCCGGGGACCGTCTGGATCAACTGGAGCGAGTTCCAGGACGAGGTGCGGCTGGGCGTCGTGGACCGGGCGGAGTTCGAGCGGCTGATGCGCCGGAAGGGCATCCGCGACGAGGACACCGTCGTCGTCCTCTCGTCGAACTCCAATCTGCTCGCCACGCTCGCCTACTGGTACTTCACCCTCTACGGGCACCGGTCCGTGAAGCTGCTGGACGGCGGACGCCGCAAGTGGGAGTCGGACGGCCGCCCCCTGACGACGCGGGTACCGGACCGCCCTGGCTCGGCGTACCGGGCCCGGGAGCAGGACGCGTCGGTCCGTGCGCTGCGCGACGACGTGCTCGCCGGCATCGGGGCCAGGAACATCATCGACGTCCGGGCGCCGGAGGAGTACGCCGGTCGCACCTTCGCGCCGGGATTCGCCGGTGCGGCGTTCGCCCCCGGTCACAATCCCCACGAGGTGGCGCAGCGGTCCGGGCACGTGCCCGGCGCGGTCAACCTCCCGTGGGAGGCGGTCGTCGCGGACGACGACACCTTCCGTTCCCAGGAGGAACTCGCGCGGCTCTACTCCGGTCTGGACCCGGCCCTCGGCAGCATCACCTACTGCTGGGTCGGGGCCCGCTCGGCGCACTCGTGGTTCGTGCTGCGGGAGTTGCTCGGCTGGCCGGACGTCAGGAACTACGACGGCTCCTGGGCGGAGTACGGCTCGCTGATCGGGGTGCCGGTCGCGCGCGGCCCCGAAGGCTGA
- a CDS encoding cupin domain-containing protein: MSLPDMTYDEKGRLIPESEQTAVWLLGGLAQIRVPGAATRNSFTVVQHTGNRGYTTPVHVHDFEDEIFVVLDGTLRMVCDGEEQIAEAGSTMIVPRTIPHGFVTTSPHARFLTIHSTPQPDRRPQFDLFLDAEIPHAKALTLPTEDVGGPDLDHIIALGSQYGYGYAGPPLTP, from the coding sequence ATGTCACTCCCGGACATGACGTACGACGAGAAGGGGCGGCTCATCCCGGAGTCCGAGCAGACCGCGGTCTGGCTGCTCGGCGGGCTGGCGCAGATCCGGGTTCCCGGCGCGGCGACCCGGAACTCCTTCACCGTCGTCCAGCACACGGGCAACCGCGGCTACACCACGCCGGTGCACGTCCACGACTTCGAGGACGAGATCTTCGTCGTCCTGGACGGCACCCTGCGCATGGTCTGCGACGGCGAGGAGCAGATCGCCGAGGCGGGCTCGACGATGATCGTCCCGCGGACGATTCCGCACGGCTTCGTGACGACGTCGCCGCACGCCCGCTTCCTGACCATCCACTCGACGCCGCAGCCGGACCGCAGGCCGCAGTTCGACCTGTTCCTGGACGCCGAGATTCCGCACGCGAAGGCGCTCACGCTGCCCACGGAGGACGTGGGCGGCCCCGACCTCGACCACATCATCGCCCTCGGCTCGCAGTACGGGTACGGCTACGCGGGCCCGCCGCTGACCCCCTAG
- a CDS encoding SDR family NAD(P)-dependent oxidoreductase, translating into MNGNNRTPSTGTTEADGRLRGKVALVTGASSGIGEAAAKTLAAQGASVVLAARRRKELDRVAGEIADAGGTATVVRTDVSVDEEVAAAVRAAEDHFGGLDIAFNNAGAMGTMGRVAEQRPEVWAADVGTVLTSVFLCMRHEIRAMERRGGGTIVNNASQLGTVGFGLGISSYVAGKHGVVGLTRAAALEYAAQNIRVNALALATVDTPMYREGVGGNAEMEQMFVGLHPLGRIASPQEAASAVAYLAGDEAGFFTGSVLVMDGGWTAQ; encoded by the coding sequence ATGAACGGAAACAACAGGACGCCGTCCACCGGGACGACGGAGGCCGACGGCCGGCTGCGGGGCAAGGTCGCCCTGGTGACCGGGGCCAGCTCCGGGATCGGCGAGGCCGCGGCCAAGACCCTCGCCGCCCAGGGCGCGAGCGTGGTGCTGGCGGCCCGGCGGCGGAAGGAACTCGACCGGGTCGCCGGGGAGATCGCCGACGCCGGCGGCACCGCGACGGTCGTACGGACCGACGTGTCCGTCGACGAGGAGGTGGCCGCCGCGGTGCGGGCCGCGGAGGACCACTTCGGCGGGCTGGACATCGCCTTCAACAACGCCGGGGCGATGGGCACCATGGGCCGGGTCGCCGAGCAGCGGCCGGAGGTCTGGGCCGCCGACGTCGGCACGGTGCTGACCAGCGTCTTCCTGTGCATGCGGCACGAGATCCGGGCCATGGAGCGGCGCGGCGGCGGGACGATCGTCAACAACGCCTCCCAGCTGGGCACGGTGGGCTTCGGCCTCGGCATCAGTTCCTACGTCGCCGGCAAGCACGGCGTGGTCGGCCTCACCAGGGCCGCCGCGCTGGAGTACGCCGCGCAGAACATCCGCGTCAACGCCCTCGCGCTGGCCACCGTGGACACCCCCATGTACCGGGAGGGCGTGGGCGGGAACGCGGAGATGGAGCAGATGTTCGTCGGGCTGCACCCGCTCGGCCGGATCGCCAGCCCGCAGGAGGCGGCCTCCGCCGTGGCCTATCTGGCCGGCGACGAGGCGGGCTTCTTCACCGGCTCCGTACTGGTCATGGACGGCGGATGGACCGCCCAGTGA
- a CDS encoding TauD/TfdA dioxygenase family protein, protein MATSTTPHGALTHTPLRPFGRIVESAGGARITDVPAEVLARWTEESRVLVLRGFALMAKEEFATYCRRWGEVLKWEPGEVIDLVVEDNPRNYLFASGDVPFHWDGAFVEANPRYFFFQCLNSTPGAGGETVFSDTTAVYRDADAELREQWAGISLTYSTEKLAHYGGLVTERLVAQHPATGVPVLRFAEPLDPAIYKNPVHVRVDGFGAAAAEEFLAAMAERLHRPEYCYAHDWRTGDIVIADNYALVHGRNAFSGPTNRHLQRVEVI, encoded by the coding sequence ATGGCGACTTCGACGACACCGCACGGCGCGCTCACGCATACGCCGCTGCGGCCCTTCGGCCGCATTGTGGAGTCCGCCGGCGGGGCGCGGATCACGGATGTCCCGGCCGAGGTGCTCGCCAGGTGGACCGAGGAATCGCGGGTGCTGGTGCTGCGCGGGTTCGCTCTCATGGCGAAGGAGGAATTCGCCACGTACTGTCGCCGCTGGGGTGAGGTGCTGAAGTGGGAGCCCGGCGAGGTCATCGACCTGGTGGTCGAGGACAACCCGAGGAACTACCTGTTCGCCAGCGGCGATGTGCCTTTCCACTGGGACGGCGCGTTCGTGGAGGCAAATCCGCGGTACTTCTTCTTCCAGTGCCTGAACTCCACTCCGGGCGCCGGCGGTGAGACCGTCTTCTCCGACACCACCGCGGTCTATCGGGACGCGGACGCCGAGCTCCGCGAGCAGTGGGCGGGCATCAGCCTGACCTATTCCACCGAGAAGCTGGCGCATTACGGCGGACTGGTCACCGAGCGACTCGTCGCCCAGCATCCCGCGACCGGTGTACCGGTGCTGCGCTTCGCCGAGCCCCTGGACCCCGCGATCTACAAGAACCCGGTGCACGTCCGGGTCGACGGATTCGGTGCGGCGGCGGCCGAGGAGTTCCTCGCCGCCATGGCGGAGCGGCTGCATCGGCCCGAGTACTGCTACGCCCACGACTGGCGGACGGGAGACATCGTGATCGCGGACAACTACGCGCTCGTGCACGGCCGCAACGCGTTCTCCGGCCCGACGAACCGGCATCTCCAGAGGGTCGAGGTCATCTGA
- a CDS encoding LLM class flavin-dependent oxidoreductase, whose protein sequence is MNSAAEPRRKFGVMLYPDQPFPVLAERLGWLEELGFDQVFLPDHSADLRDPRHTWFDSWTVLAMAALNTRRIRIGTLVANQILRPPAQLAKQAIALDHLSGGRFELGVGAGLFAWDHHSVGGVPWPPGERVRRFADYLAIVDGVLRGGVFSHPGTHLWARDVVTVPGSSQSPRLPLIVGGQSPTLVRVAAERADAWNTHGPPGATAEEVLRITTEQNARIDRLASAAGRDPSEIRRAYTIFGPWDPRAGRHGYEEIFERFGSAGVTEFVLDWPGERHAEEFARVAREVIPPLRGD, encoded by the coding sequence ATGAACTCCGCCGCGGAACCACGCAGGAAATTCGGCGTCATGCTCTATCCCGACCAGCCGTTCCCGGTGCTGGCCGAACGCCTGGGATGGCTGGAGGAGCTGGGGTTCGACCAGGTCTTCCTGCCGGATCACAGCGCCGACCTCCGGGACCCGCGCCACACCTGGTTCGACAGCTGGACCGTCCTCGCCATGGCCGCGCTGAACACCCGGCGGATCAGGATCGGCACGCTCGTCGCGAACCAGATCCTGCGCCCGCCGGCGCAACTGGCCAAGCAGGCGATCGCGCTGGACCACTTGTCGGGCGGTCGGTTCGAACTGGGCGTCGGCGCCGGCCTCTTCGCCTGGGACCACCACAGCGTCGGTGGGGTGCCATGGCCGCCCGGCGAGCGGGTGCGGCGGTTCGCCGACTATCTGGCCATCGTGGACGGCGTGCTGCGCGGCGGGGTGTTCAGCCACCCCGGTACCCACCTGTGGGCCCGGGACGTGGTGACGGTGCCGGGTTCGTCGCAGTCGCCGCGCCTGCCGCTCATCGTCGGCGGCCAGTCGCCGACCCTGGTGCGGGTCGCCGCCGAGCGCGCGGACGCCTGGAACACCCACGGCCCGCCCGGCGCGACGGCCGAGGAAGTGCTCCGCATCACGACGGAGCAGAACGCACGGATCGACCGGCTGGCTTCGGCGGCCGGACGGGACCCGTCGGAGATCCGGCGGGCGTACACGATCTTCGGCCCGTGGGACCCGAGAGCCGGGCGCCACGGCTACGAGGAGATCTTCGAGCGCTTCGGCTCGGCCGGTGTGACGGAATTCGTCCTCGACTGGCCCGGCGAGCGGCACGCCGAGGAATTCGCGCGCGTCGCCCGCGAGGTGATTCCGCCGCTGCGCGGCGACTGA